A single region of the Bartonella harrusi genome encodes:
- a CDS encoding YdaU family protein, which translates to MRHADHQETSHYESSTLPYVCWYQNDFLGGVRGMRAHEIGIYTILLNEMYARGRPLDLSVERLARLCGCDKRTFVNVLEMLIQEGKILNLPHGLWNKRCENIFQERVKLLEQKSFAGRSSAKKRKQINAEFQQLLNERARDDEQNSKSQKEEEKETPHGVSEKKLFLIELKEGKEKTTEEEKPCFSPSLCKDSPSTSSKHSLTSSPSSSCQKTKDTTHFSDEKDTFPSSDGAAEKPTFSCAKTTKSLSSASVSSLTTNAPHTVSKTQNRTTTAKGEKNKGSTTKGHRLPTDWQADIGAAISEGLSEEQARWQEKKFRDYWHAKSGKEALKVDWQATWRNWFRREIERIKEHQEKLAIFIPHSPSQQHDSNNDALYRSLINYQKP; encoded by the coding sequence ATGAGACACGCCGATCATCAAGAAACTTCCCACTATGAATCATCTACCCTTCCTTATGTTTGTTGGTATCAGAATGATTTTCTAGGGGGAGTGCGTGGAATGCGCGCACACGAGATTGGAATTTATACAATTCTTCTCAATGAAATGTATGCACGCGGTCGTCCTCTAGACTTATCAGTAGAACGTTTAGCGCGTCTTTGCGGTTGTGACAAGCGAACTTTTGTGAATGTTTTAGAAATGCTGATTCAAGAGGGTAAGATTTTAAATTTACCCCATGGCTTATGGAATAAACGTTGTGAAAATATCTTTCAAGAGCGCGTAAAATTGCTTGAACAGAAATCCTTTGCGGGACGTTCTTCAGCGAAAAAACGCAAACAAATCAACGCAGAGTTTCAACAACTGCTCAACGAGAGGGCAAGAGATGATGAACAAAACTCAAAATCTCAGAAGGAAGAAGAAAAGGAAACACCTCACGGTGTTTCAGAAAAGAAATTGTTTTTGATTGAATTGAAAGAAGGAAAAGAGAAGACCACTGAGGAAGAGAAGCCTTGTTTTTCCCCCTCACTGTGTAAAGATTCACCCTCCACATCCAGCAAACACTCTCTCACTTCTTCCCCATCATCCTCTTGCCAAAAGACAAAGGACACCACCCATTTTAGCGATGAAAAAGATACTTTTCCCTCCTCTGATGGAGCGGCAGAAAAACCTACTTTTTCTTGTGCAAAGACAACAAAGTCCCTCTCCTCAGCCTCTGTCTCCTCTCTCACAACAAACGCCCCTCACACGGTCAGCAAAACGCAAAACCGCACAACGACCGCAAAAGGGGAAAAAAACAAAGGATCAACGACGAAGGGACACCGTCTTCCTACCGATTGGCAAGCAGACATTGGTGCCGCGATTTCAGAAGGTTTAAGTGAAGAGCAAGCCCGTTGGCAAGAAAAGAAATTTCGCGATTATTGGCATGCCAAAAGCGGCAAAGAAGCGCTTAAAGTGGATTGGCAAGCGACATGGCGCAATTGGTTTCGCCGAGAGATTGAACGGATAAAAGAACATCAAGAAAAACTTGCCATTTTTATCCCCCACTCCCCCTCACAGCAGCATGACAGCAACAATGATGCTCTTTACCGCTCTCTTATCAACTACCAAAAACCTTAA
- a CDS encoding tetratricopeptide repeat protein, whose translation MHFFLFLKALRLRGYIFQRDFLRCFANFLFAFFSSFFFISTGYGQNPPSLPEDRPSPQLLLPLEELIPNSPPSATSDSDTSAILLEDFDLNTSSPVDRAKQRKEREISRLLKELKFCANVQEAKKISGRLQRLWSQSGSETIDLLMSWAENAVNEDDYGLALDYIDNVLALEPAYAEAWVRRAWVHIQLSDFKLAMLDLNHALEHEPRNYSAFFELGVIMEATQRPKLALKAYEKALEVYPQMRKLQERLEVLLDEQTPQAL comes from the coding sequence ATGCATTTTTTTCTTTTTTTAAAAGCTTTACGATTACGGGGTTATATTTTCCAACGTGATTTTTTACGTTGTTTTGCAAATTTTCTTTTTGCTTTTTTCAGCAGTTTCTTTTTTATTTCCACTGGATATGGACAAAATCCTCCTTCCCTTCCTGAAGATCGTCCCTCTCCGCAATTGCTTTTGCCGTTAGAAGAATTGATCCCCAATAGTCCTCCCTCAGCAACATCTGACTCTGACACATCTGCGATTCTTTTAGAAGATTTTGATTTAAACACCTCTTCCCCTGTTGACAGAGCAAAACAGCGCAAAGAGAGGGAAATCTCACGTTTACTGAAAGAATTGAAATTTTGTGCGAATGTTCAAGAAGCGAAGAAGATCAGCGGGCGGCTTCAACGTTTATGGTCACAATCGGGCAGTGAAACGATTGACCTTTTGATGTCATGGGCTGAAAATGCGGTCAATGAAGACGATTATGGTCTTGCCCTTGATTACATTGACAATGTCCTTGCCCTTGAGCCCGCTTATGCTGAAGCTTGGGTAAGACGCGCATGGGTTCATATTCAACTGAGTGATTTTAAACTTGCCATGCTTGATCTTAACCATGCTCTGGAACATGAGCCACGCAATTACAGTGCGTTTTTTGAGCTTGGCGTTATCATGGAAGCAACGCAACGTCCCAAACTTGCTCTCAAGGCCTACGAAAAAGCACTTGAAGTGTATCCACAAATGCGAAAGCTTCAAGAGCGCCTTGAGGTTCTGTTAGATGAGCAGACCCCACAAGCACTTTAG
- a CDS encoding Maf family nucleotide pyrophosphatase yields MQNLKETFLGKVRLKKKHAQETQLVLASASPRRLALLAQIGLDPHYVHATNIDETPKLREHPANLAKRLAREKALKAQKTLLWGSKNSKVNLSAEKKAELLAEKTVILAADTVVAVGNVIFPKPENEDEAYECLRFLSGRSHKVYGGICALNDSGKIVVKLVESRVRFKRLTAPVMRAYLASGEWQGKAGGYAIQGKAGAFVVNIIGSYSNVVGLPLAETMDLLLAYRFPLLENWLGEHY; encoded by the coding sequence ATGCAAAATTTAAAGGAAACCTTCTTAGGAAAAGTCCGTCTTAAAAAAAAGCATGCTCAAGAAACGCAGTTGGTGCTCGCTTCTGCTTCACCACGTCGCTTGGCGCTGTTGGCACAAATTGGTCTTGATCCGCATTATGTGCACGCAACAAATATCGATGAAACACCAAAATTAAGAGAACATCCTGCAAATCTGGCCAAACGTTTGGCTAGGGAAAAAGCGCTTAAAGCCCAAAAAACACTGCTCTGGGGGAGCAAAAATAGTAAAGTCAATTTATCAGCAGAAAAAAAAGCAGAGTTGTTAGCGGAAAAAACAGTGATTTTAGCCGCTGATACCGTGGTTGCTGTGGGAAACGTTATTTTCCCTAAACCAGAAAATGAGGACGAGGCCTATGAATGTTTGCGCTTCCTTTCTGGACGATCCCACAAGGTTTATGGCGGCATTTGTGCGCTCAATGACAGCGGGAAAATCGTTGTGAAATTGGTCGAAAGTCGGGTTCGTTTTAAACGGTTAACGGCCCCCGTGATGAGAGCTTATCTGGCTTCTGGTGAATGGCAAGGAAAGGCTGGAGGGTACGCTATTCAAGGAAAAGCCGGTGCGTTTGTCGTCAATATCATTGGCTCTTATTCGAATGTGGTCGGATTACCATTGGCTGAAACAATGGATCTGTTGTTGGCTTATCGTTTTCCACTTCTGGAAAATTGGCTTGGAGAACATTACTAG
- a CDS encoding 5-(carboxyamino)imidazole ribonucleotide synthase, with translation MLAIAAAELGFRTVVFCPEEDCPAAQTANDHIVAFYDDTSALDRFISLCDIVTYEFENLSLQTVQYVENAKSVFPSSKALEITQDRLFEKQFLQKQGIGTASWYAVDDSSSLLSGLSALKGRGLLKTRRFGYDGKNQMMLDHPSEQTLEKIFTTFQGHPLILEEIIPFLSEISVISARTKQGDHIFYDCPENQHRNGILHKSFVPSHVPLNVQNAAQEISVAVMEALDYVGVLCIEFFVLIDGSLLVNELAPRVHNSGHWTQKACVTSQFEQHIRAICGLPLSSTYRHSNCQMTNLLGNNLHEIKYFLTQEHTSVHLYGKSSIQPLRKMGHVIQLTGPASQS, from the coding sequence ATGTTAGCGATAGCGGCAGCAGAACTAGGTTTTCGAACGGTTGTTTTTTGCCCTGAAGAGGATTGCCCAGCGGCACAAACAGCGAATGATCATATTGTTGCGTTCTATGATGACACTTCGGCACTCGATCGTTTTATTTCTCTGTGTGATATTGTGACTTATGAGTTTGAAAATCTTTCTCTTCAAACGGTTCAATATGTAGAGAACGCCAAAAGTGTTTTTCCCTCTTCTAAAGCCTTGGAGATTACACAAGATCGACTTTTCGAGAAGCAATTTTTGCAAAAGCAAGGGATAGGCACGGCATCATGGTATGCAGTTGATGATTCCTCTTCTCTTCTTTCAGGGCTTTCCGCATTAAAGGGGCGTGGTCTTTTAAAGACACGTCGTTTTGGTTACGATGGAAAAAATCAGATGATGCTGGACCACCCGTCTGAGCAAACTCTTGAAAAGATCTTTACAACATTTCAGGGACATCCTTTAATTTTAGAAGAAATTATTCCTTTTTTATCGGAAATTTCGGTTATCTCGGCACGTACGAAACAAGGAGACCATATTTTTTATGATTGCCCTGAAAATCAGCACAGAAACGGTATTCTTCACAAATCATTTGTTCCATCGCACGTACCGCTTAACGTCCAAAATGCAGCCCAAGAAATAAGCGTAGCCGTGATGGAGGCACTGGATTATGTTGGGGTTCTTTGCATTGAATTTTTTGTTCTCATAGATGGCAGTCTTTTAGTCAATGAATTGGCACCTCGTGTTCATAACTCTGGACACTGGACACAAAAGGCGTGTGTAACATCACAGTTTGAACAGCATATCCGTGCTATTTGCGGACTCCCTCTAAGCAGCACATACCGGCATAGCAATTGTCAAATGACCAATCTTCTTGGCAACAATCTCCATGAAATCAAATATTTTCTCACGCAAGAACACACATCGGTGCATTTATACGGCAAAAGCTCTATTCAGCCCCTCCGCAAAATGGGGCATGTGATTCAATTAACGGGGCCAGCCAGCCAATCTTGA
- a CDS encoding XRE family transcriptional regulator has product MNIDGWRQRLGAALERSGRSKRSVSLAAGKGAGYLHSILSEGKEPTIESLSRICNEINISMNYILYGQSVSPEDKEFIELISKLSPEERKAILTLLRRPTAEVSE; this is encoded by the coding sequence ATGAATATCGATGGTTGGCGTCAAAGATTAGGTGCTGCTCTTGAAAGAAGTGGCCGGTCAAAAAGATCTGTCTCCCTCGCAGCTGGTAAAGGTGCTGGGTACCTTCATTCTATTCTCTCTGAAGGAAAAGAACCAACAATTGAATCCCTTTCGCGCATTTGCAACGAAATTAATATCAGTATGAATTATATTCTTTATGGTCAGAGTGTCAGTCCCGAAGATAAAGAATTTATCGAGCTCATTTCAAAACTCTCTCCTGAGGAGAGGAAGGCAATCTTAACTCTTTTGCGGCGACCAACTGCCGAAGTATCAGAATAA
- the yacG gene encoding DNA gyrase inhibitor YacG, whose product MCRQRLKQKGERHASPYRPAHPCPICGQMAQQNAYPFCSTRCRAIDLNRWLSGAYILPPPPQMSDEEE is encoded by the coding sequence ATCTGTAGACAGAGGCTTAAACAGAAAGGAGAACGTCACGCTTCTCCTTATCGTCCTGCGCATCCCTGTCCAATTTGTGGGCAAATGGCACAACAAAATGCCTATCCATTCTGTTCAACACGATGTCGAGCTATTGATCTTAATCGATGGCTTTCGGGGGCTTATATCCTGCCTCCTCCACCGCAAATGAGCGATGAAGAAGAATAA
- the purE gene encoding 5-(carboxyamino)imidazole ribonucleotide mutase has protein sequence MTKKTYDVAILMGSQSDWQTMRHSADILTCLDISHISQIVSAHRTPERLYQFAKEAKAAGFKILLAGAGGSAHLPGMLAALTPLPVFGVPVHSHSLSGQDSLLSIVQMPAGVPVGTLAIGKAGAINAALLAAAVMAVYDDKLAQRLQDWRQQQTASVAHVPITEV, from the coding sequence ATGACAAAAAAAACATATGATGTAGCGATTTTAATGGGGAGCCAATCGGATTGGCAAACGATGCGTCATAGCGCAGATATTTTGACCTGTCTTGATATTTCACATATTTCGCAGATTGTCTCGGCACACCGTACCCCTGAACGGCTTTACCAATTTGCAAAAGAAGCAAAAGCAGCAGGTTTTAAAATTTTGCTCGCAGGCGCAGGAGGTTCAGCGCATCTTCCTGGTATGTTAGCAGCGCTTACACCTCTTCCTGTTTTTGGAGTTCCAGTCCATTCACACTCTTTGTCTGGTCAAGATTCGTTGCTTTCAATTGTGCAAATGCCAGCAGGTGTTCCAGTTGGCACCTTAGCGATTGGCAAAGCAGGCGCTATTAACGCAGCACTTTTAGCCGCAGCGGTTATGGCCGTTTACGATGACAAACTCGCACAACGGTTACAAGATTGGCGTCAACAACAAACAGCTAGTGTTGCACACGTTCCAATAACTGAGGTTTAA
- a CDS encoding DUF5993 family protein: MFFPFLIALGAAVTTVCGKKNISYALWAILLVVILLTFNHHATSTLNLSF, translated from the coding sequence ATGTTTTTTCCATTTTTAATCGCTTTAGGGGCCGCAGTAACAACTGTTTGTGGAAAGAAAAACATCAGTTATGCCTTGTGGGCTATTTTGTTAGTTGTCATTCTTCTCACTTTTAATCACCACGCAACCTCTACTTTAAACTTGTCTTTTTGA
- a CDS encoding 5-formyltetrahydrofolate cyclo-ligase, whose product METNEQEETNEQESASQVRTQLRKSGLSKRDALTLQERAVFSQRACSSILESLAAKDIDFTRMIFAGYWPIKSESDPRPLLDAIALRGGRLALPAVLDSTTMVFRSFSKNMALESMRFGTLGPGVENAVVVPNVVIVPLSAFDNQCHRLGYGGGYYDRAIAALEKQGHHIHLLGLGFSCQEVESIPHEEHDLVLQEICTEKGFLKR is encoded by the coding sequence ATGGAGACAAACGAACAAGAGGAGACAAACGAGCAGGAATCTGCTTCACAGGTTCGCACACAGTTACGCAAAAGTGGTTTATCCAAGCGCGACGCCCTGACACTACAAGAACGCGCTGTTTTTTCGCAGCGCGCCTGCTCCTCTATTCTTGAAAGCCTTGCAGCAAAGGACATAGATTTTACACGTATGATTTTTGCCGGCTATTGGCCGATCAAATCGGAAAGTGACCCACGCCCTTTATTGGATGCTATTGCATTGCGTGGTGGACGTTTAGCCTTACCGGCAGTGCTTGATTCAACGACCATGGTTTTTCGTTCATTTTCAAAAAACATGGCACTAGAATCGATGCGCTTTGGCACATTAGGCCCTGGTGTAGAAAATGCGGTTGTGGTACCGAATGTGGTTATTGTTCCCCTTTCCGCATTTGACAACCAGTGTCACCGTCTTGGCTATGGAGGGGGATATTATGATCGCGCGATTGCAGCTCTTGAAAAACAAGGGCATCATATTCATTTACTTGGTTTAGGTTTTTCGTGTCAGGAAGTTGAATCCATTCCTCATGAAGAACACGATCTTGTTTTGCAAGAAATTTGTACAGAAAAGGGTTTCTTAAAGCGTTAA
- the infA gene encoding translation initiation factor IF-1: protein MSKEEVLEFSGIVTELLPNAMFRVKLENNHEIIAHTAGRMRKNRIRVLAGDKIMVEMTPYDLTKGRIIYRYK from the coding sequence ATGTCAAAAGAAGAAGTTTTAGAATTTTCTGGTATCGTAACGGAACTCTTACCGAATGCGATGTTTCGTGTGAAACTGGAAAATAATCATGAAATTATTGCTCATACCGCAGGAAGAATGCGAAAAAATCGTATTCGTGTGTTAGCAGGTGATAAAATCATGGTGGAAATGACCCCTTATGATTTGACAAAAGGGCGTATTATATATCGCTATAAGTAA
- a CDS encoding lambda exonuclease family protein: protein MSIVIDCLQGTEQWLQARNGLITASLFEMVMARKKQGQKTSRYHAVMMKLAGERITGKTVDEGTTLSMRRGTELEPTARKLYGTLTNTQPQCVGFVLADDRMKGFSPDAFVGKEGLLEIKTKKPEILIPHFYQKTFPPEHKAQCQGGLWIAQREWVDLMLYWPDMPPLIKRAYRDEAYIRKLESEISRFNEELQIMVQKIKSTETMLDMKRQYVLK, encoded by the coding sequence ATGTCAATAGTTATCGATTGTCTTCAGGGAACAGAACAATGGTTGCAAGCGCGTAATGGTTTGATTACCGCCTCTTTGTTTGAAATGGTGATGGCACGAAAAAAACAGGGGCAGAAAACTTCAAGATATCATGCTGTTATGATGAAACTCGCTGGAGAAAGAATTACTGGAAAAACTGTCGATGAGGGAACAACACTTTCTATGCGACGTGGAACAGAATTGGAACCAACGGCACGCAAGCTTTATGGTACACTCACAAATACGCAGCCTCAATGTGTTGGGTTTGTGCTTGCTGATGATAGGATGAAAGGTTTTTCTCCTGATGCTTTCGTTGGCAAAGAAGGATTGTTGGAAATTAAAACAAAAAAACCAGAAATTCTCATTCCTCATTTTTACCAAAAGACTTTTCCACCAGAGCATAAAGCGCAATGTCAGGGAGGATTGTGGATTGCTCAACGTGAATGGGTGGATTTAATGCTCTATTGGCCGGATATGCCGCCTTTGATTAAACGGGCCTATCGTGATGAAGCTTATATTCGAAAACTGGAAAGTGAAATTAGCCGTTTTAATGAGGAATTACAGATTATGGTACAGAAAATTAAGTCTACTGAGACAATGCTTGATATGAAAAGGCAATATGTCCTCAAGTGA
- the yacG gene encoding DNA gyrase inhibitor YacG, which translates to MKQKVQTNNKDTDKLKRNNLKKTASAIRPAHPCPICGQMAQQNAYPFCSTRCQAIDLNRWLSGAYILPPPPQMSDEEE; encoded by the coding sequence ATGAAGCAAAAGGTCCAAACAAACAATAAAGATACAGACAAATTGAAAAGAAACAACTTAAAAAAAACAGCATCTGCAATTCGTCCTGCGCATCCTTGTCCAATTTGTGGGCAAATGGCACAACAAAATGCCTATCCATTCTGTTCAACACGATGTCAAGCTATTGATCTTAATCGATGGCTTTCGGGGGCTTATATCCTGCCTCCTCCACCGCAAATGAGCGATGAAGAAGAATAA
- a CDS encoding disulfide bond formation protein B has protein sequence MQNVEEKNPHFIIFMNTLGLIGLSIVLVVAFYYQLVKFELPCPLCLLQRVGLMLAGCGFLLNIHHKVKHTHYGMVILGCMVTSIVAVRQVLLHITPDDLGYGSTFFGLHFYTWALIISLLCILAVSVVMILGELAHKIKMFSPLPILSQTASFLFIFLIAANLISTILECGGGQCADDPVRYELLSSWSSSS, from the coding sequence ATGCAAAATGTTGAAGAAAAAAATCCTCATTTCATTATATTTATGAATACATTAGGCCTTATCGGTTTATCCATTGTTTTGGTGGTAGCTTTTTATTATCAACTGGTAAAGTTCGAGTTGCCTTGTCCTCTTTGTCTTCTTCAACGTGTTGGTTTGATGCTGGCAGGGTGTGGATTTCTACTCAACATCCATCATAAGGTGAAACATACACATTATGGAATGGTGATTCTCGGATGTATGGTAACGAGTATCGTGGCTGTCCGGCAAGTGCTATTGCATATCACACCAGATGATCTGGGATATGGTTCAACATTCTTTGGATTGCACTTTTATACCTGGGCCCTCATTATCTCACTTCTTTGTATTCTGGCTGTATCTGTCGTCATGATTTTAGGTGAATTGGCACACAAAATTAAAATGTTCTCTCCTTTGCCAATTTTGAGCCAAACAGCAAGCTTCTTATTTATATTTTTGATTGCTGCAAACTTGATTTCTACCATACTTGAATGTGGTGGTGGGCAATGTGCTGATGATCCCGTAAGATACGAGTTGTTGTCAAGTTGGTCCTCTTCCTCTTAA
- the murA gene encoding UDP-N-acetylglucosamine 1-carboxyvinyltransferase codes for MDSIQIVGGEKLKGTIPISGAKNAALPLMIASLLSEETLTLENIPHLVDVELLIRILNNHGVGYAVDGQEVHNDCMDARTIHFTAQKIITIRAPYELVKKMRASFWVIGPLLARCREAYVSLPGGCAIGTRPVDFILEGLKTLGAHITIENGYAHAKVPRGLKGAHYRFPKVTVGGTHVMLMAAAMAKGTTVLDNAACEPEVANLIRTLNAMGAKIVGEGTKTLTIEGVKKLHGARVRVIPDRIEAGTYAMAVAMTGGDVFLKNANPNHLTQVLKVLQKTGLDIQIEPQGIHVKRNPRQTKIMPVDIKTGPYPDFPTDLQAQFMALMTRAQGIAHITETIFENRFMHVQELSRLGARIKLDGQTATVYGTEKLQGAPVMATDLRASVSLVIAALAAKGETIVNRVYHLDRGFEHLEEKLANCGALIKRVTA; via the coding sequence ATGGATTCTATTCAAATTGTTGGTGGGGAAAAACTGAAGGGAACAATTCCTATCTCAGGAGCAAAAAATGCTGCCTTGCCTCTCATGATTGCATCTTTGCTGAGCGAAGAAACACTCACTTTAGAAAATATTCCCCATCTTGTTGATGTTGAATTGCTTATTCGTATTCTTAATAATCATGGTGTCGGATATGCCGTCGATGGACAGGAAGTTCACAACGATTGTATGGATGCTCGTACAATCCATTTTACTGCGCAAAAAATAATCACAATACGTGCGCCATACGAACTGGTGAAAAAAATGCGTGCAAGCTTTTGGGTGATCGGACCCCTGCTGGCCCGATGTCGAGAAGCCTATGTCTCTCTGCCTGGAGGATGCGCTATCGGAACAAGACCCGTCGACTTTATTCTTGAGGGACTCAAAACTTTAGGAGCCCATATTACTATCGAAAATGGATATGCCCATGCTAAAGTGCCAAGGGGATTAAAAGGCGCACATTACCGATTCCCTAAAGTGACTGTCGGGGGAACGCATGTGATGCTGATGGCTGCTGCGATGGCAAAGGGAACAACCGTGCTTGATAATGCGGCTTGTGAACCAGAAGTGGCTAATCTTATTCGAACACTCAATGCTATGGGGGCAAAAATAGTCGGTGAAGGAACAAAAACACTCACGATTGAGGGCGTGAAAAAACTCCATGGTGCGAGAGTGCGTGTCATTCCTGATCGTATTGAAGCTGGAACCTATGCAATGGCCGTGGCGATGACAGGAGGGGATGTGTTTCTCAAAAATGCAAACCCTAACCATCTCACCCAAGTGCTCAAAGTTTTGCAAAAAACAGGGCTCGATATTCAAATAGAGCCTCAGGGAATTCACGTAAAACGAAATCCACGGCAAACAAAAATAATGCCCGTCGATATTAAAACTGGGCCTTATCCCGATTTTCCAACCGATCTCCAAGCCCAATTCATGGCGTTGATGACAAGGGCGCAGGGAATCGCTCATATTACCGAAACAATTTTCGAAAATCGCTTTATGCATGTGCAAGAACTTTCCCGTTTGGGCGCTCGGATCAAACTTGATGGGCAAACAGCAACCGTCTATGGAACAGAGAAACTGCAAGGAGCACCCGTGATGGCAACCGATTTACGTGCTTCTGTTTCTCTTGTTATTGCTGCTCTGGCCGCAAAGGGTGAAACCATTGTCAACCGCGTTTATCATCTTGATCGCGGCTTTGAACACTTGGAGGAAAAATTAGCAAATTGTGGGGCTCTCATAAAACGCGTTACAGCTTAA
- a CDS encoding TIGR00282 family metallophosphoesterase, producing MRFLFLGDIVGMTGCKVVFEQLPQLIKRWHVDFVVVNGENASHGFGISRETYQDLLMVGVDVVTTGNHAFSYQEALQYAQESDRFLRPANFIKETPGKGSGIFTAKNGARVLVANLLGSVFMPCKVVDPFEAAENILCACSLMEQTDAIIFDFHAETTSEKQCLGHFLDGRVSVIVGTHTHIPTADAQILEGGSAYLTDAGMCGDYNSSLGMDKEEPLHRFLYKKKQTRYEPARGPATLCGLAVELSDRTGLAEKVSAVRIGPHLKPEIPDFW from the coding sequence ATGCGTTTTTTATTTTTAGGTGACATTGTCGGAATGACGGGTTGTAAAGTTGTTTTTGAACAGCTTCCGCAACTGATTAAGAGATGGCATGTTGATTTTGTTGTTGTAAATGGTGAAAATGCCTCTCACGGTTTTGGGATCAGTCGAGAGACCTATCAAGATCTTTTGATGGTCGGTGTTGACGTTGTAACAACGGGCAATCACGCTTTTTCGTATCAAGAGGCATTACAATATGCGCAAGAGAGCGATCGTTTTTTACGTCCAGCCAATTTTATAAAAGAAACACCTGGGAAGGGATCTGGTATTTTTACAGCAAAGAATGGGGCACGTGTTCTTGTTGCCAATCTTTTAGGGAGTGTTTTTATGCCCTGTAAGGTTGTTGATCCCTTTGAAGCGGCTGAAAATATTTTATGTGCTTGTTCTTTGATGGAACAGACGGACGCAATTATTTTTGACTTTCATGCCGAAACAACCAGTGAGAAACAATGTCTAGGGCATTTTCTTGATGGCCGTGTCAGCGTTATTGTAGGCACGCATACGCATATTCCTACAGCTGATGCGCAAATTTTAGAAGGCGGGAGCGCATATTTAACGGATGCGGGGATGTGTGGAGATTATAACTCATCTCTTGGCATGGATAAGGAAGAGCCCTTACACCGTTTTCTTTATAAGAAGAAGCAGACTCGTTATGAACCCGCACGTGGTCCTGCCACACTTTGCGGTTTAGCGGTTGAACTTTCAGACCGCACGGGTTTAGCGGAAAAGGTCTCAGCCGTACGGATAGGTCCACATTTAAAGCCTGAAATTCCAGATTTTTGGTAG
- the ykgO gene encoding type B 50S ribosomal protein L36, with protein sequence MKIKNSLKALKERHRNNRLVRRKGRVYILNKVNPRFRARQG encoded by the coding sequence ATGAAGATTAAAAATTCGCTTAAAGCATTGAAGGAGCGCCACCGTAACAATCGTTTGGTGCGTCGCAAAGGTCGTGTTTATATCCTCAATAAAGTTAATCCGCGTTTTAGAGCACGTCAGGGTTAA